In one window of Gossypium hirsutum isolate 1008001.06 chromosome A01, Gossypium_hirsutum_v2.1, whole genome shotgun sequence DNA:
- the LOC121204828 gene encoding disease resistance protein RPP2B-like: protein MECLKKLHLDGTGINELPSSIGHLRSLVLLNLNDCCKLENLPSSIGGCEFLTTLVLSGCSKLENLPENLQQIKSLEKLDLSGTAITTPPSFIFHMKNLKFLSFRGCKGPPSRVRAYWPFISSAKKSPSWNCTTLRLPALLSGLSTLKELNLSDCNLDEGAIPNDICCLSLLEILRLSDNNFTTLPATLSQLSKLTRLFLTDCKRLKSLPELPAGLDLWIDGCASLEVVAQSTTACPSRLSLYICAFNCFKLAEGNNAVTMLKTRLKTVANARKKYYDIFIPGSEIPVWFSSQTDVSSKSIIEMQLPPNFLNDT, encoded by the exons ATGGAGTGTTTGAAAAAGCTTCATTTAGATGGGACTGGTATTAACGAACTTCCCTCTTCAATTGGACATCTCAGGAGTCTTGTGTTGTTAAATCTGAACGATTGTTGTAAGCTTGAGAATCTCCCAAGCAGCATAGGTGGTTGTGAATTCCTCACAACTCTTGTTCTCTCTGGTTGTTCCAAGCTAGAAAATTTGCCAGAGAATTTGCAGCAAATAAAATCTTTGGAGAAGCTTGACTTGAGCGGAACTGCCATAACAACACCACCGTCCTTCATTTTtcatatgaaaaatttgaagtttttgtCCTTTCGAGGATGCAAGGGACCACCATCTAGAGTACGAGCATATTGGCCTTTTATTTCGAGCGCAAAAAAAAGTCCTAGTTGGAACTGTACGACTTTGAGGCTACCTGCACTTTTGTCAGGTTTGAGTACTTTAAAAGAGCTGAATTTAAGTGATTGCAACCTTGATGAGGGGGCTATTCCTAATGATATTTGCTGCTTATCCTTGTTGGAAATTTTACGTCTTAGTGATAACAATTTCACCACCCTACCTGCAACTCTTAGTCAACTTTCCAAGCTTACTCGTCTATTTCTGACTGATTGCAAAAGGCTTAAGTCATTGCCTGAGCTTCCAGCCGGCTTAGATTTATGGATAGATGGTTGTGCTTCATTGGAAGTAGTTGCACAGTCAACAACAGCTTGCCCTTCAAGGCTTAGTTTATATATTTGTGCTTTTAACTGCTTCAAATTGGCAGAGGGTAACAATGCAGTAACAATGCTGAAGACACGTCTGAAG ACAGTTGCAAAtgcaagaaaaaaatattatgacATTTTCATACCAGGAAGTGAAATCCCAGTATGGTTTAGCAGTCAAACGGATGTCTCTTCAAAATCTATAATAGAGATGCAATTGCCTCCCAATTTTCTGAATGATACATAG